A window from Drosophila kikkawai strain 14028-0561.14 chromosome 2L, DkikHiC1v2, whole genome shotgun sequence encodes these proteins:
- the His3.3A gene encoding histone H3.3A: MARTKQTARKSTGGKAPRKQLATKAARKSAPSTGGVKKPHRYRPGTVALREIRRYQKSTELLIRKLPFQRLVREIAQDFKTDLRFQSAAIGALQEASEAYLVGLFEDTNLCAIHAKRVTIMPKDIQLARRIRGERA, translated from the exons ATGGCCCGTACCAAGCAAACTGCCCGTAAATCCACCGGAGGCAAGGCGCCCCGCAAGCAGCTGGCCACAAAGGCGGCCCGCAAGTCTGCGCCGTCCACTGGAGGCGTGAAGAAGCCACATCGCTATCGCCCTGGAACCGTGGCCCTCCGCGAGATCCGTCGCTACCAGAAGAGTACCGAGCTGCTGATCCGCAAGCTGCCCTTCCAGCGCCTGGTTCGTGAAATTGCCCAGGACTTCAAGACGGATCTGCGTTTCCAGTCTGCGGCCATCGGAGCCCTGCAG GAGGCCAGCGAGGCGTATCTGGTGGGTTTGTTCGAGGACACCAATCTGTGCGCCATCCATGCCAAGCGCGTTACCATTATGCCCAAGGACATCCAGCTGGCCAGACGCATCCGAGGCGAGCGCGCCTAA
- the Rpn11 gene encoding 26S proteasome non-ATPase regulatory subunit 14: MDRLLRLGGAMPQAAPPTDAPVVDTAEQVYISSLALLKMLKHGRAGVPMEVMGLMLGEFVDDYTVQVIDVFAMPQTGTGVSVEAVDPVFQAKMLDMLKQTGRPEMVVGWYHSHPGFGCWLSGVDINTQQSFEALSERAVAVVVDPIQSVKGKVVIDAFRLINPNMLVLGQEPRQTTSNLGHLQKPSVQALIHGLNRHYYSISINYRKNELEQKMLLNLHKKSWKDGLTLSDYNEHCSINEDTVAEMLDLAKNYNKSLEDEEKMTPEQLAIKNVGKQDPKRHLEEKVDKVMQNNIVQCLGAMLDTIVFK; this comes from the exons ATGGATCGTCTGCTTCGTCTTGGCGGCGCCATGCCTCAGGCCGCTCCACCCACAGACGCTCCCGTCGTGGACACCGCCGAGCAGGTTTACATTTCCTCGCTGGCCCTGCTCAAGATGCTGAAGCACGGCCGCGCGGGCGTGCCCATGGAGGTGATGGGTCTGATGCTGGGCGAGTTTGTGGACGACTACACGGTGCAGGTCATCGACGTGTTCGCCATGCCCCAGACGGGCACTGGAGTCTCCGTTGAGGCGGTGGATCCCGTCTTCCAGGCCAAGATGTTGGACATGCTGAAGCAGACGGGTCGGCCCGAGATGGTCGTGGGATGGTATCACTCGCATCCGGGCTTCGGCTGCTGGCTGTCTGGCGTCGACATCAACACGCAACAATCGTTTGAGGCTCTCTCGGAACGTGCCGTGGCTGTGGTCGTCGATCCCATTCAGTCCGTCAAGGGCAAAGTGGTGATCGATGCCTTCCGGCTTATCAACCCCAACATGCTTGTGCTGGGCCAGGAGCCGCGACAGACCACCTCCAATCTGGGTCACCTGCAAAAGCCCTCCGTGCAGGCGCTGATCCATGGTCTCAACCGCCACTACTACTCGATTAGCATTAACTACCGCAAGAACGAGCTGGAGCAGAAGATGCTCCTCAATCTGCACAAAAAGTCGTGGAAGGATGGTCTGACGCTGTCCGACTACAATGAGCACTGTTCCATTAATGAGGACACCGTGGCGGAGATGCTCGACCTGGCCAAGAACTACAATAAG TCTCTGGAGGACGAGGAGAAGATGACGCCCGAGCAGCTGGCGATCAAGAACGTTGGCAAGCAGGACCCCAAACGGCATTTGGAGGAGAAGGTGGACAAGGTCATGCAGAACAATATTGTGCAGTGCCTGGGTGCCATGCTGGACACTAtagtgtttaaataa
- the LOC108086227 gene encoding gametocyte-specific factor 1-like: MSETEFAICPYNESHRIAVFRMPKHLVKCELNYRGPPLKICKYNAAHRVLDMEEHLKECPYYRRFMDNKCLEIALTTRTAPTQEDGHVVSTPL; encoded by the coding sequence ATGTCCGAAACCGAGTTCGCAATTTGCCCTTACAACGAGAGTCACCGCATTGCGGTATTCCGGATGCCGAAGCACCTCGTCAAGTGTGAGCTGAACTACCGTGGACCGCCGCTGAAGATCTGCAAGTACAACGCCGCACACCGCGTTCTCGACATGGAGGAGCACCTTAAAGAGTGCCCCTACTATCGCCGCTTCATGGACAACAAGTGCTTGGAAATAGCCCTCACCACGCGCACTGCGCCCACCCAGGAGGATGGGCACGTTGTCAGCACTCCGCTATAA